A genomic window from Cydia amplana chromosome 3, ilCydAmpl1.1, whole genome shotgun sequence includes:
- the LOC134662528 gene encoding uncharacterized protein LOC134662528, whose amino-acid sequence MNFCLVFVLCFFACCSGMLYRRDADNVLKADLQPVSSTVVPLSFYSVFGYEKKMYRDKHKKRPQGKIALVTKMPK is encoded by the exons ATGAATTTTTGTTTGGTTTTCGTTCTATGCTTTTTCGCGTGTTGCTCAGGAATGTTATACAGAAGGGATGCCGACAATGTTTTAAAAGCGG ATCTCCAGCCAGTATCTTCAACGGTAGTCCCGCTCTCGTTCTACTCGGTGTTCGGCTACGAGAAGAAAATGTATCGGGACAAACACAAGAAAAGGCCGCAGGGGAAAATCGCGCTAGTCACCAAAATGCCTAAATAA